Part of the Niallia alba genome is shown below.
TACTGCTAAATGACTTTCTGGTAATCTACCCTCGGGCTTTTTGCTTCTTCCCCGATGATTTTGCATTTTATGCTCACGAAGAACTCTATAAAAGCTAGATTCGGAGGCGATATAAATGCATTGATCTGCTAATTTTGGCACGATTTGAGTAGGCGGTAGGTCTACAAATTCCTCTTTTTTAACAACCTCCAGTATCTCTTGTTTTTCCTCTATCGTTAATTTATTTTTTGGCTCTGGACGTAACGCAATAGGGCGTTGATCCTCCTTGATTCCACCTTCTGAAATCCAGCGTTCATAGGTGCGAACGCTAATGTTCAATTCTTTACACGCCGGGGCTAATCGCGCACCATTTTGGTTTGCTTCTTGGATGAGTTCTACTGCTAGTGCGCGATCTGACGGGCTGATCATTCGTCCTCTTGGTCCCCCCAGATCGCTTGGGCCTTTTTTCTTAATAGTAATAAGGCTGCAGCTTCTGCCAATGCTTTTTCTTTTTTACGCAAATCTTTCTCTAATGCCTTTCCTCGCTTTTTCTCCTCTTTTAATTCTTGATTTAACTGCTTTGTTTGACTAGATTCTCGCCCATTTGCATTAAGGCATGAATCTCGCCATGCGTCAATCTGTTCTTTATAAAGTCCCTTTTTTCGACAATACTCCGCTAGCTCCGCACCATTCATTGAGTATGTTTCCATAACTATGAGAAACTTATCTTCACTGCTCCAGTGTTCAGAACTTTGTCCATCTCCGGGTGTGGGGTTTCCAGATGATCTAGCCTCTTTTCTCCACTTGTAAAGCGTGGGTTCAGTAATGCCCAACTCTTCACTTAATTGGCCAACCGATTCATTAGTGGGGGGCATCATTCTCTTAATAATTGATGCTTTCTCTTCCTTTGTATAACGTTTACCATTATTACTTTTCATGTCGATCAACCTCCGTGTATGATTTAAACTATACACTAAAGTTCCCTACGACATCTATCCTAACAGAGGGGGTTTATTAAAAAATAAAAAGAATGATATTTTAATTGGGGAGATTATTGGGCATCTCAATCAGAGAATCGGTGATGAGTATTTTGAATACAGATTAATCTAATTGGTATTAAATGGGGTATTTGAAATAGAAGGAGTACCAAAAGTGATGAGGTTTTATAGTGTGAAGCTTCATGAGAAATATAGGAGTTAAAAAGTGGTCATTCTTTGATCACTTTTTTCTTGATATTTATTAGTACATTCAAATAAAAAAGTAGGAATTAATCTTAAGGTGAAAAAAAATTTCGGCCAAAAGTTAAATAGAACCGTCTTATTATTATAAGTAAGAAAGTAGGTGAGGGACATAAGTACCGAGAATACAGAAGAAAATGAAAAAGAAGTAACTTTTATAAGGCTTTTTCAGCAATACGAGCATGACATATACCGGATGGCTTATGTTTATGTCAAAAATAAAGAGGATGCATTAGATATTGTACAAGAAACCGCTTATCGTTCTTTTCTAAAGCTTAGCAGTTTAAAGGATTTATCGTTGTTTAAGTCATGGTTATTAAAAATTGCGATAAACTGTTCCATTGATTTGTTAAGAAAAAATAAGAAATTAGTTTATTTTCAAGTGGAAAGTACATTAGAATCTTCAAGTCCTATTAAAGAGGATATTCCACTTTCAATATCTT
Proteins encoded:
- a CDS encoding sigma-70 family RNA polymerase sigma factor; translated protein: MRDISTENTEENEKEVTFIRLFQQYEHDIYRMAYVYVKNKEDALDIVQETAYRSFLKLSSLKDLSLFKSWLLKIAINCSIDLLRKNKKLVYFQVESTLESSSPIKEDIPLSISLQDLLVILNEEEKTVVLLKYYQSYTFNEISDLLNMPLSTVKSVLYRALEKLRKKVRRVDMYG